In the Telopea speciosissima isolate NSW1024214 ecotype Mountain lineage chromosome 6, Tspe_v1, whole genome shotgun sequence genome, GCTGGTTTTCTTGCTCCCTATTGTACTTCATCTCTTCCTGTTGATGCTGCTAGGAAGTGAAGAACAGGTCTGCATATTTTGCTTAAAATCTTTTTTTCAagaatgaatgaaatatattacTGTTACCTATCCAAAATAACAAATTTTAACAAAGGTAGGCCTGGTTTAAGCACAATGTACAGGTTCAAAAGCATTCTAGGCACAGCCCCATCCAAGATATGCTGCTTTTCCAAAACAACTTCATTGTGTGTTAGTTTCCAATCACAAAAGTGTGACCTACCCACCACAGCTTTGCTCTAACAAGAATGAACATAAATTGCATAAACATCATTCTCCTTCAATTTCACGGTCATATGATCACTTGCTCAGGCTCCATAATCATCGTTTTAGTCAGAATCCCCAACGACCTGATCGTTCTTTGATATGACCATCTCCTACCTATTCCTAGTCCTTTTTGCATCATCATTATCTTCCTTGTTCCATGTTAGAGGAGAAATTCATGTAGTTGGAGACAGTAATGGATGGACAAACACCTGCAAATATACTGAATGGACCCAAGAAAAGCTCTTTCACATTGGAGATACCCTTGGTAAGCCTCCAGATCTTTACTGAGATCTCCACTAATGTTTGTAGAACCTTTGGTAGTTCTATATAGAAGAATACACTTCTATTCGATCATTTTTTGAGCCTTGATGAATATTTTAAGGGGAAGTGGTAGGAACACCCATAATTTTGGCTcatatctttgattttttaaccattttgaCCTGCTTTTTGTCCCTGTATACAACACCAATTGTGCTGAAATTTTTTAAGTAGATAAATCTTGCTTGAAAACAATAGATTCAGTATGTTTGAAAAGTCAAAAAACTGCtagaaaataatatttttgaaATACACCTTAACTGGATGCCACATACCTGGGTTCAAACTACTCTTCAAACCTAGCCTGCAAGCCTGAGGATGTAGATTCTCATCTTCGACGACTCCTGTTAATAAACTGGTAGAGAAGAATGCACCTATGTACTTCAAGATCTTGGAGATGCTTTTCTCTGCTTCATGAATAGGTGCTACACATACAGAACAAATGACCCACTATCATAAGTACAAATCACCCTGccaaccctccccccccccccccccaacacataCAGAACAAATGACCCACTATCATAAGTACAAATCACCCTGccaaccctcccccccccacccccccaatccataaaaaaaaaaagaaaacccacaAGAAAAGTAAATTAATATGTGAATAAGTAATCATGGTCAAATGAAGGAACTTGTGCCGAATCAATGATCCCTATTCAAattctaaactaaaaaaaacataactaCTGTGCACCTGTATAGGAACAGATTGTGTGACTAACTCCCCAGTGTCTCTCTGTGAGGCAATTACTAAGGAAGTTAAGAAAGAGTTCATACTTTATACTGCAGGTACACAGGAAATAATGTATACTCTCTCTGGCCATTGTATTGTTTGCCTCACAAAAAGCTGCAGGAGACCAGTTGCCATCAACTGCACAAAGCCTGAGGAACATATCACTTCAATTCCTTAGGTTTCTTCCATTGAATTGAGAATCAAGAAAACCCATAGCTAAAATGTACTAACTGGGGTTAATGTATTGCAGTGTTCAACTATGAAGAAGGCACACACAATGTAATGCAAGTAAACAAGACTGGCTATGAGAACTGTATAAGAGAGCCGATTTTTGGGATGCTTGTAACTGGCAATGACTCCATACATTTAACAGCGCTCGGGACCTTTTGGTACATCTGCGGAGTTGGAAAACACTGTGAATATGGTCAGAAGCTGAGCATCACAGTGGTTCCTATAAATGAAGAGAAATGAAGAGTTGGTATGTGGTGACTGATCTTGTTTGCAATAAAATCTTTGCTAAACAGTATAGAGGAAAGCTGTCTAGAATATAAGGGCTTCAGAGCAATAATAAAAGTTCCAGTTTTACAAAGCCCAATCAGTTTGGAATTGACATTCATTAATGAACCACATGGCTAAGAGTGTGTAACTTAAGAAATGGAATGTTTGGTTGCTGCACCATCTTATTTAGTTCTGTGTTCAAGATCAGATATGCTATCCTGATTAATGCAGGAGTTACAAGTTGGTAGATTTTCAGTTCAAAATAAGTCTCAAAAACCAACTGGCCCTGAGATTTACTGAAAGCGACATTTCATTTATAGCTAGGATAAggtggattttttaaaaatgactAATAAATTAGGAGTTAGGACAAAGAGTTCAGTCCAGGTCAGGGTCATCAACCTGTCCCAACCTGACGATTGTACAAATTAGGAATTGGATGTCATCATTGACATGCATATTAGTGAAGTTTATTAGTATTCTGTTAAAGAGTCCACGTCCTGTTTGGAACAGTACTTGGAAATTAGTGCTCAAGACccaagaagagaagggaaaaaaatttcatttttataatAAGAAACTGATAATACAGttgtcaaaaaaaatttttttccttccatAAAACACCAACATATGTGTTTTCCTTTATCATGGTTGGGCCTGTAGGACAATGCAATCAGTCATGGAAGATCCATCCAATATTTTAAAGCCACATTGCCACAGCTGGGGTAGAGTTGGATAAAGGAGCTAAGCTAATTAGTCCATTCCTGAACCTCTTAAGCCAAAAAATTTATTCAATTGATGATTACACAATTGTCTTGCATAACTTTCAGACATAAAACCATAAGCAAGGGCCATTAATAAGTCAAAAAGATCAAATTGTTATGTCGTCCAACTGCTTAGATTTTCTAGATAGAAGACAAAAAGATGTTAGATAGGGAAACATTAGAAGAAATTTAATCAGTAGCATAACATATCTATGACTGTATAACATCGGCAGGTCAATGAATGTTTGGGTACTTTTCAAGCTATAATACAACATGTGATAGGAAGAATGTCGATATGATAAAAATGTGTATTCTAAAACTAAGGGAAAAAGATTCTGCCAGATGTTCCAAGACAAGATCAAACTATATTCTCATATGATAAGAGCAACAAATGAACTTATAGCATGCATTTCTGAGCAAATTCTCATCGTCTGCTTAAAGAAGCAAGTGTTAATAGAAGGTTCAGTTCAATAACTGGTAACCTTAGAGTTTTCCATTCCTGTACCTCATGATAGAGTTCTCCTACAATGGTTGTCCAGGTCCAATTTGAGTATTGCAAACAACTTTCAGTTTGAAACTATCCGAATTCCGAAGACAGACCGTCAAGACTGCTCCTTGAACTCGAACGATAAATGAGTTCCTGACGCTGAGAAACAGGATGTGTTGGAGATGAACCGGGATTAAACAAGAGAAATCCCTCAGTAATAACTCAAACAACCCATTCATGAGAAAGAGTCCTTTCTGAAGTACTGGTTCTCTTCTCTTGCTTGCATGTGTTCAGTTTAAGTGGTGAAAACAAGGGCAAGAAGTCCCCCCAAAGAAATGCTCCCTGATCATGTGTAACATTCACAAAGCCATGTCATGAATAGTGACCCCACCAGAAGTTATATTCCTGTAATTCTGTGATTAGGAAATATCCAGTTGGTCTTTTCCAACATGTATAAAATGTTAAAACCCCTCTCTGCTCTTTATGTGGGCAGCAGATATTACACAATTCTCCTAATCATTGTGTAACTTAAGATCTAGACCCAAAAGAAACAATCATTGGTTCTCTCCAAGGTATGTCTAAATTAAGCAGAACTCTGCAACTTATGTTTCAGATGACTTCActagaaaaagaatcatgaACTAAAATGGACTCTCAAAAAGGTTCACTTCATTGAGTTCTAAATAAACACGAGCTTAAATAGTGCCAAAACACTTGTGTGTCACAGCTTAGAACAAGTCTACAAAAACAGCTTCACCCAATGTGGTCTAAGCTATCCATGAACCCAGCTGTAACATGTAATGCTGATTTATGGTGCTGGTCAGTACTGTAACTACAGTATACCTGTACAATTTACATAATGTGTTTCGACCAAAGATTTGTTTGATCTATAGTTGTCACGCCATCTAGGCAATCCTAGGCGTtggaggaggggaaaaaaatcaaggcgacaccaacaaggcgtcaAGGCATTGATAGTTGCCGAGGTGATCAAGGTACCTTTCCAGCAAAGGGTGCATGGATGCCTAAGCATCGCCTAGATAACTGTGGCTTGATCAATTCAATACGACTATTTCCAATCTTGAGCTCCATTCTGATAAtgaactaaaatactaaaaaaagaatagaaaacatGAGTAAGGGGTAGAAAAGTATCTAGAGGCTGTGGTTTGTTGCAATTTTTTAGTTGATAAGCCATGTTCAATATGAAAAGGAGTACGAGCTTCAAACACTATTAAGCaatatattgatttatttacaAATAAACCGAGGAAAACAATGGTCAACTTAACCCGATAGGAGGTGATGATAAACCTGAAAATTTCAGCAAGCTTGCAGCTAAGCTTCTTTGCCGTCCTATTGGTTAGCACTATACATGTATTCTATTACCTCAGTCAAAACATTGAAGCTAAGGAAGCAGATTTGCAGCTGCAAGTTTCTCCTGAAGTTTTGCAATCCGTGCCTGTATGAGAATTGAGAAATGGTTAGCTCTGTGGATAAATGAGAAACCTGCCTATCctgattttttctattttaactGCAAAAAGAAGCCAAAAGAAGAGATGAAACCTTGAAAGATTTGGAACGACGAATGGAAGGATCGATCTGTAAAGCAATTGAATATGAATTCTCAGCCGCTTCAAATTCTTCCAGAGCCAAGAAAGCATCAGCTTTGCAAATATATGCCTGCAACATTTGATTCAGTACATATCTTGACATGCAATATTATTTTGCCATTTATCACAATGAAAGATTGACGAAGTGGTCCATCTCATAACCTTTTAGAAAACTTACTtgtttggttaaaaaaaaattatcaagcTCAATTGACAAGACAGACATACACAAGGAGCACAACAGGCCAGTGCACAACTGCACATCCTAGAGCAAAAACTAATCAACATATGATGATAGCTATCTGATTGACTAAGCTATTTGGTGGTGAAAATTGCTCCACATATAGGCCAGCACATCAAATGGTTGGTTAATTAGGCTTGTCAACTTAGATCTCAATTTTTTAAGGCTCCCTAAGATGGTAGTCTCAACTTTCCAACTCTCCTGTATGGCTGCATGTAATTTGGCCATAGGGCTATTGAACCATGGAGAAATTGCTGCTTACCTGAATAGCCTTTTGTGGAAAATAATTATTTTCAAGTTCCCATTGTAGCTTCCTCCATAAATTCACTCTTTAGAGATAAGTTTCTTAACAATCTCTGTTTCCATCACTAACAGTTAATTTGCAATTCTTAGTATGCAAATCACAGTTACATAAACTACACTCAAGATTCCAGAACTTGATGCCGACACTGGTTTCAACTTCcaaccagccagaaaccgaaaTTTCCCAGCttttgaccatatctcggtcgaaacctggtactttctcCAGGCCAAtttgaaaccttggtttcgaggcccataagttgtttttttgccctgattcttgttgtgctgcctattttgacattttgaacccaatccatgcattagtttcacatagagaacactcaaaataatacttgtggttttgacccaaatttgatagtgtatattgctcttggacatggtatcgaataaggtttcaaacaaatccaagattgcttcaatctgatttatattgaaggagttatgttgcggtcaaacttaatttggtgtgcaggAATGCTGTATAAAATCCTgctgaatggaaataaatttttagacatcaaaacaaatgaatattgtGCAtataagtgaagaagaagagaggagaaggaaggaaagaagctGCACAATTGGGGCTGCAGTCGTTAGTTTGACTGCACCCAAAACAATATATTAAATAGGGTAAAGTAAAACAAACcagagacaaaaatacccctcattAGAGGAATCGTGAATAGGAGCTGACGCTAGCTCCCTATTTTCACGACTCCTCCCCCTTActcctaacactccccctcaagctagagcatagatgttaatcatgcccagcttggtacAAATATAATTTACTCTCATACTTCCCAAAGGCTTGGTGAACAAATCAGCAAACTGCTCCCCATTGCGAATATGACGAGGAGAAATAATCCCTTGCTGCAgcttctcacgaacaaaatgacaattaacctcaatgtgtttcgttctctcatgaaacacaggattctCAGAAATATGAATAGCTACCTGACTATCACACCACAACAgcataggagaatcatcaccaaatccaagttcaGTCATCAACTGTTTAATCCACATTAGTTCACAAGTGTCAtgagccatagcccgatactccgactctgcactagatcgagctactatagtctgtttcttgctcttccataaAACTAGGTTCcttccaacaaaaacacaatAGCCCGAAGTAGACTTTCGATCAATaggagatcctgcccaatccgcatcagtaaATCCATCAATCCTTCTATGACCATGATCAGAGTATAAGAGACCACGCCCTGGATCCTTCTTAATATATCGCAACACCCTTATAACTGCCTCCCAATGAGCTATCCGAGGGGCGGACATAAATTGACTCAGCACACTGACAGGAAAAGAGATGTCAGGtctagtcacagtcaaatagttgagtttccctacaagccttcgatacttctctggatcatccAGAACATCCCCATCCTCTGCCATAAATTTCACatttggatccataggagtatccaaaggcctAGATCCCAGTAATCCTATCTCTGAAAGTAAATCAAGCACATACTTTCGCTGTGAGAGCAAAATCCCTTTCCTTCAttgagctacctcaatacccaagaaatacttcagtcGTCCCAGGTCCTTAGTCTGGAATTGCTGTCCCAAATATGTCTTCAAGTTCTCAATACTTGAAGAGTCATCCCCTGtgataacaatatcatctacataaactaacaaaaatatCTTCCCTACATCTGATTGCCTGAAAAACACTAAGTGATCACTCTCAGACCGAATCAAACCAAATTCCAGCACAACATCTGTAAAACGGCCACGCTCgcggtgactgtttcagcccatacaaagatttcctcaacttacacaccttaccagactccccctgagcaacaaaactaggaggttgctccatatacacctcctcaaggaggtccccatgcaagaatgcattcttgacgtcTAGCTGAAACAACGGCCAGTGATGTATAGCAGCCAATGACATCAAAATGCAGACAGAAGTAAGTTTCGCAACCGGAGAGAAAGTATCCAGATAGTCCACACCATAGACCTGGGCATAGCCTTTagcaacaagacgggccttcaaccgagccacagacccatcaagattaaccttcaccacaaatatctagcgacaaccaatagcagacttaccagagggtaaagaaacaagatcccatgtctgATTGTCCTTCAGAGCAGATAACTCCTCAGTCATGGCAGCTCTCCACCCAGGGTGAGCCAAGGCCTATACCAccgacttaggaataggataactgtcaatagtagacaaacaagcaacaaaagaagaggacaaacgaGCATAGGACACAAAACGATTAATAaggtgttgggtacaactccgaACCCCCTTACGGGTagcaataggaatatcaagatcagaaatagGAGGTACAGTAGCAGAGGAGGAATTACCTGAAGGGGGATCTGAAGGCGAGGAGGACATGGGAGATGGTGCTGCCTGGGTACTGTATCTCTCCATAGGTGTAATGCGATGTGTCGGCTCATCGGGTGGGCGACGGCGAAAAACAGCCAGTGGTTGTGTTGGAGGTGGCACATGAGGCAAAGGATCCTGCACAGGAGAAGAAGTATCGACAACATAAAGAGGGAGATCATCGTCCAACTCTGAAGGCAGCGAGGATGCAACAAATGgagtagattcaaagaaggagaCATCAGCGGTAACAAAGTACTTtcttaaatcaaaagaataacaacggcaacccttttgggttttagaataccccacgaaaagacatttaagagctctaggatccaacttagagcgaccaggacgatgatcctgaataaaacaaacacacccaaaaacacgtgCTAAGACAAACAATGGATGGGAAGGGAAcaacaaagaatatggaatacCACCACCtaaaacagaagaaggcatgcggttaataagataacacgcagtcaaaacagcatcagcccaaaaaatgttagccactttcatctcaaataaaagagatcgaGTAACTTCCATCAAATGACTGTTCTTCCTCtcggctacaccattttgttgaggtgtatccgcacaggaggactgatgaatgatcccatgctGAACCATAAACTCATTAAAGGGAGCGGAAAAATATTCTTTCGCATTGTCACTTCGAAGAACTTTCAAAGAAGTAgtaaattgattctgaatttcaagcacaaaagtatagaaaatggaaaacaattcagaaCGAcctttcattaaataaatccaggtaactctggaaaagtcatctacaaaagtgacaaagtaacgaaaacccaGCTCAGAAGTaacaggacacggaccccacacatcagaatgaactaaagaaaagggttggACAGCCCTGTTATTAACTcgagggggataacttacacggtgaagtttcccaaacttacaAGACTCACACTGTAAACTAGATAAGAACAGAAACAGACTATCGAAAATCTTCAAACTCTGcaatgaaggatgacccaaacgacaatgaatctgatgaggaagTGCCACACTCAAACACGCCATAGTGGATGCGTCGTCAAGAAGATACAGTTCCCCAGATAcgcgacctctaccaatcgtcttccttgactggagatcctgaaactcacaataatcaggaaaaaaggtaacaaaacaattgttagctttggtaaattttcgaacagataataaattaaaaggaaatttgggcaaGTAAGAAACGCAGGACAAAGACAAAGAGGGGATAACTTGCACAGTGTCTGTACCCCGAACTTTAGCAAGAGATCCATCGGCTAACACAACATTGGAAGAAGATTcacgaaatgaagaaaaaatacctaATGCTCCAATCATATGATCCGAAACACCtcaatcaatgatccaaggacgaGAAGTAGATGATAGGCATGCAATAGCATTACCTAGCTGAACTAGGGTAGCAGTGGAGAACTGAGATGACTGAGAATTCCAAAATTGAGTAAATCgctcataatcttcatcagACATAGTCACTGTTTTACCCTCAGGCTTGGAAGGAGGGGTAATCACTGAATTACTGTTGGCTGAATTTGCGAACTgaggtggtttaccatgaagcttccaacaaaagcgcTAAATGTGACCAGCTttaccacaatgatgacaagtgcgcACTTGTCCTAAAGTCTCTGAAGTACCGGATGTGGGTGCTTTACTGTTCCCTGACCCACGACCACGGATACCACCATTGCTGCCCGTACCTGTCCCATCACTGGACCCACGGTTGGGAAGGGCTGCAAGTGCTGAACTCTCATTACCATGGGTGGAATCTTGGCTGTTCTCGTGAGAAACCCGTAAAAGTCGAGAAAAAGCTTCTAGAAGTGTGGTGACTCTATCCCCACCGAGGATTTGAGACCGTACTGGCTCAAATTCTTTTCgaagtccacccaaaaataccataacagccAGCTGTTCTCGCTGTTGCTGCATCTCTTTCACATCAGACGTGATAGGAAAAAtggaattcagctcctcatataGTCGCTTGAATTCCgcaaaatattgggttacaGTCAGAGTCTTCTGATCCACTTTATAAAAAGCTTAGGACAGGTCATAAATCCGAGACAAGTTGTCCTTCCCAGAATAGAGGACATTCAAGTATTCCCATAAATCCTTTACTGTGTCAATGTGAGTAACCAGGTCTGCAATCTGATTATCCATTGAGTTCAACATCTGACTCAATATTCTTGCATCCACCGTATCCCATGTCGTGTCTCCTTCAGGCTTTGGCTTTGTGAGatgatcctgttgatcacgCCCTGTCAAGGTCAATCGAACCACCTttttccattgctgaaaattagaaATCCCTTCAAGTTTCCTTTCGGTAATGCGATGAGAAGAGGAGGACAGTTCAGTCACAGTAGTCTTTGCATCACCCATGCTTAACTAAACAAATTGAATCTTCACAGAGAAGTCACGGACAGagtgaaactgatggacagcaAACACTTCTTAACTTGCAAACACTTCTGAAATTACAAACAGTTCTGAAACTGTAGGACAGCAAGGTGATATGACCTTCAATCAATCACAACCAACAAACACCAGCCACCAACAAACAATCACCACCAATAACtcgatccaaatccaaaaaacaaacaacacTTGAATCGATCTCAACCTTGGCACATACCAAAAACCGAGACCTAGTTCTTTTGTATAgtcatgaactagtctcaaaTAAAACCACAAAACTGCAGCAAAGGGTGCTGCATCCCCTTTAAGATAAGATCACGAGAAGTCCCAAAACCTTAAGTCTTCAAAACCGCAAGCTTATTCAAATCAAAACGCAGGAACAGAGAAAGGATTAAGGATGAATGATCGACCCCTACagtcctagctctgataccatgtaaatataagtgaagaagaagaagaaagaagaagagaggagaaggaaggaaagaagctGCACAATTGGGGCTGCAGTCCCTATTCACGACTCCTCCCCCTTACTCCTAACAAATATTTTACCACTCCTtcggtttttagcaatgttttatcatattaagatttatgaaatttttagatttgagaaaaatcccaacatttaaaagttgaaaattgcacctaccgttgaaaatccagcttttgttcttgaactggggggttgactttttatctttttagactttgattttttaactatttttattggattcaaatagggggctATTTGCTTGTTTATGAATAATTTCTCAATTAAATGTTCATTCACTTAAATGATAGAGTAAGGCGTagccagtgcacaaggctcccgctactacggggtctggggagggtcataatgtacgcagccttacccctgcttaaatgatatttggcataaataggTCTTTGTCCTGGATTTGaaccaggtttcctcaagtttcgatggggataagtgaatttTGTATAGGTTTTCAAGTCGAAACTTgtgaaattaccgaaatatgaccgaaacaATGTTGAAACCATGCAACATGTGGTTTCAACCCTTGGTTTCGTCTCGGTTTAACGTGAAACTGAGATATCTCGATCGAAACTGCCAATTTTGACCGAGTTCTTAAACCATGACTGCACTAGCCAAAGAACTAGTCACCCTAAGGCTCAGTTGAGCCTTTTCCCCCTATTTTGATTGGGTAAACACTTGAGCTTATAGATCAaaactacattttttttttttttttgggtaagagatcAAAATTACATTAAAATCCAATCAGAGTGACTGAAATTAATCAATGATTTTGTGTCAAAACAGGGTGAGCAGGCAGTCGAACCAGGATGAGAACATTAGATACATAAATGGGCCTTCAGGCTGACTGGTGGACAAACCAGTGACCAAGCAAACGACCACCTTTTGGGGTTGATGTCAGGGACAAGTATGATAAAAATAACCAAGTAATTTGTCCTTGCCCCAAAGACATTTACCTATATAAAGAGCTTCCATGAAATAAATATTCTGCGTGAATACGAAGGGGAGGCAAGATATTTAGGACTTCTAGGTGCCGATGGACTGTTGGGTGACATAAATTGAATTTTATTGAGGCGATAAAAGTGAGACTTTTGAAAAAACAGctgatggagaaaatcaaataGTATGGGGATGATACAGATAAGAATACTTATGAATTCTATTATTTGATGCAAAAGAAGGTGACAAATACTGTATGAATTGCAGTTGAGGATCTTGAAAACACTTAACAAAGTAATTTTTTATGGTTCTAACACTGAATCCAGAATTTTGAAATGATTGAATGATTTAGGAATTGAGAGGTAAATACTCCATTTACAAGATGCAAAGCCATGGAATCACTAGACCCACAGGCTCAGACCTATTGTTATTTAATTTGGTGCTTCAGTAGTGAATATATTCAACCTTATAAACAGTGACTCATACCTTAGGATATTGAGGAGCTAGTGCTGAAGCAGCTTCAGCATCCTCTAGGGCTCCAGAAGTGTTGCCCATAGCCAATCTTGCAGCAGACCTGAACAAAAGAAAGTTCTCTTaattatttaattcaatttgtagACTACAACCAGAGAAGAAAACCAAACATCCCTCGCCATATCAGAAATTGATCAAACCACACCATTTTGTATTTCAGTCACCACATGGAAGTAAAATATTCACATAAATGTTAGGCAATACCAATTAACAAATATAAAAGACAAACATTTACTAATATATAGTGGAAAACATTAAGCCACAACAGACAATCAATCCCTTTGAAGATTAAAGGTCTTTAATCATTGATGGATTAAAGGTGTACTTTTCATTTTCCAAAATTCCATCTCAACTCAGCCGTATTCCAGCCACTTTTGGTTGCCACTCAAATTCTGGTTTACCTTTCAATTCCATGGAGCTTCTTCAAAATGTAAAtccagaaagaaagaaaaaaagttgttttattacaaataaaaacaaatgaattacATAATCACAAAGGTAGTAATTAGAACAGATAATAGAATTTTTGGGTTGTTTAGTCACTGCCTTTAATATTATGATGACCATTCTTATGAGTTTTGCAAACCTGCTTGTGTGAATGATATGTAGACCTCCAAAAGGTTTGAGACCAAGAGCCTGCAACCATAAGAAAAGTATGGCATCATTAGTGCCCTCTGTGAATCTCCCCTTCCTAATTCAGAACATCTCATAGATTTGAATGAAGCTTAAAACAAATCACAAAGTTCAGAATCTCCATCCCTCTCCCCATCCCTGGTCATACCAGTAGTATTAAAACCATGTGACAATGTCTGTTGGCGCACAAATTTAACCATGTGTTGATCACATGAGCTTGACATTGTTGTGTGTCAGAATCATGCTTCCAAAATTGTTTGgaaaaatcaattttgtttGTTATAGTTGGAAGAAAAGGAACCATTAAAAGACAAGAGAAAAATCCAAACCATATGGGGCCAAACAATTGAGACAAGCCACTAAATTTGAGATACCCCGCCTTGGGAAAATCCCCTACTATCTAATGGTCAAAATTACCAAATCATCGCTTCACATGGCAGAAAAAGCTTATGGTGCATtattgtctctctttttttcctcgTTTGTACTCTCCCTTTATCATCACAAATAATGGTCACAATTCTATAATAACCAAATCATCCATTCACATGGCAGAAAAAGCAGATGGTGACACTATGGTTTGCACTGTATAT is a window encoding:
- the LOC122663680 gene encoding blue copper protein 1a-like gives rise to the protein MTISYLFLVLFASSLSSLFHVRGEIHVVGDSNGWTNTCKYTEWTQEKLFHIGDTLVFNYEEGTHNVMQVNKTGYENCIREPIFGMLVTGNDSIHLTALGTFWYICGVGKHCEYGQKLSITVVPINEEK